From one Liolophura sinensis isolate JHLJ2023 chromosome 10, CUHK_Ljap_v2, whole genome shotgun sequence genomic stretch:
- the LOC135476635 gene encoding LOW QUALITY PROTEIN: leucine-rich repeat-containing protein 43-like (The sequence of the model RefSeq protein was modified relative to this genomic sequence to represent the inferred CDS: deleted 2 bases in 1 codon): MAIVETTAAFSVFESQLRTLCLEEFPCGTGSWRENNKKKACSLTSQNKVEEKFSITLKDYGSQHEKTESLEEYISVKKSPWNLDYSWSNEAKSLREIAVRSPWLIDQNFIFGYFKTLRICDKGVTEVDKRLLKFRNLEELTLSSNMIVSVRSENLPPSLKVLELCANQVSDLSGLCVKPPSLLHLGLGMNKVSYIGDYLTGDYWPHLLSLDLSHNNLSDLLDIIRKLGTVPNLRNLVLQGNPLSLIPGYRGYTVDSLRKLTILDDLMITADEKHHFKGLARRREFILDEAKVFLEVHYIKGIPMPDELKNPEDQPEYPIVEKKYYVEFMYLQDRSSKADVFTVEADKGDSSPPPDSEPIPQSETKHTVEEPVAEGKVMEAKQESELDSDVPKIVLFAKEAEIVPEPEHPANDAGRQSCYTEQGTEIPSPSESSPRVETTRFALAPVQSDGLPWSEDLEINWSTQVVRDDLVKLRDFFRAGMELRILEEKVLGYPPEVTSEGESSSPTSKKSDKGGGGKPDKNSKTDKKKDDKAAKGGKDGKKKKKTDVEEELVRSPPEITTIAVFHASLEELLDGEYDLEYQFTKVLGEGESEEDSKAEIKKKDGKKDKDAKKKETEKKEQKLKDKARPKSSRSIPDKKDGKGKGKTGGVVEEDDEAALPPPPLQVSIAVRLHHWNTAYDSVKEEEERNRVINLPQAPASVKGDN; encoded by the exons ATGGCGATTGTTGAGACAACGGCGGCATTCTCTGTCTTTGAGTCGCAGTTACGAACTCTTTGTCTTGAAGAATTCCCTTGTGGCACAGGATCTTGG AgggaaaataacaaaaagaagGCATGCAGTCTTACGTCACAAAATAAGGTGGAAGAGAAGTTCTCCATCACTTTAAAAG ACTATGGATCACAACATGAGAAAACTGAGTCCCTGGAAGAGTATATAAGTGTGAAAAAGTCACCATGGAATCTGGACTACAGTTGGAGCAATGAGGCCAAAAGTCTGCGTGAGATTGCTGTCCGTTCACCGTGGCTGATTGATCAGAACTTTATCTTTGGCTACTTCAAGACGCTCAGAATTTGTGATAAAGGC GTTACAGAGGTTGACAAAAGACTGTTGAAGTTTAGGAATCTGGAAGAGTTAACTCTTAGCTCTAACATGATTGTATCAGTGAGATCTGAAAACTTACCTCCAAGTTTAAAG GTGTTGGAATTGTGTGCTAACCAGGTGTCAGACCTATCAGGCCTCTGTGTCAAGCCTCCATCATTACTGCATCTTGGTTTGGGGATGAACAAAGTGTCCTATATTGGAGATTATCTAACGGGGGATTACTG GCCTCACCTGCTCTCTCTTGACCTGAGTCACAACAATTTGAGTGATCTTTTAGACATCATCAGAAAACTGGGCACTGTTCCAAATCTACGTAATCTAGTCTTACAAGGCAATCCTCTTTCC ttaatTCCAGGTTACCGTGGTTACACAGTGGACAGCTTGCGTAAACTGACCATATTAGATGACTTGATGATCACAGCTGATGAGAAACATCATTTCAAAGGTCTGGCCAGGAGAAGAG AATTCATCCTTGATGAAGCCAAAGTCTTTCTGGAGGTCCATTACATAAAGGGGATTCCCATGCCTGATGAACTTAAG AACCCTGAAGACCAGCCAGAATACCCGATTGTAGAGAAGAAgtattatgttgaattcatGTACCTCCAAGACCGATCCAGTAAGGCAGACGTGTTTACCGTTGAGGCTGACAAGGGAGATAGCTCTCCTCCTCCAGACAGTGAACCCATTCCCCAGTCAGAAACTAAGCACACAGTTGAGGAG CCTGTGGCTGAAGGCAAGGTGATGGAGGCCAAGCAGGAGTCAGAGCTTGATTCTGATGTCCCCAAGATCGTGTTGTTTGCCAAAGAAGCTGAAATAGTCCCGGAGCCTGAGCACCCAGCCAATGATGCAG gAAGGCAGAGTTGTTACACAGAGCAGGGAACAGAAATACCCTCTCCAAGTGAGAGTTCTCCACGAGTGGAAACAACTAGGTTTGCCCTAGCCCCTGTTCAGTCTGATGGCCTGCCCTGGTCAGAGGACTTGGAGATAAACTGGTCCACTCAAGTTGTAAGAGATGACCTGGTCAAGCTCAGAGATTTTTTCAGGGCTGGCATGGAACTCAGAATTCTAGAAGAAAag GTGTTGGGGTACCCACCAGAGGTAACATCAGAGGGCGAGAGCTCAAGTCCCACATCCAAGAAGAGCGATAAGGGTGGTGGAGGGAAGCCCGACAAAAACAGCAAGACAGACAAGAAGAAAGATGACAAAGCTGCCAAG GGAGGTAAAGACGgcaagaagaagaagaagacaGATGTGGAGGAGGAGTTGGTGAGGTCACCACCAGAGATCACCACCATTGCCGTTTTCCATGCCAGCCTGGAGGAACTTCTGGACGGAGAGTACGACCTGGAGTACCAGTTCACCAAAGTCCTGGGGGAAGGGGAGAGTGAGGAGGACTCTAAGGCTGAGATCAAAAAGAAG GATGGCAAAAAAGACAAAGatgcaaagaaaaaagaaacagagaAGAAAGAA CAGAAATTGAAAG aCAAGGCACGACCTAAAAGCTCTAGATCCATCCCAGACAAGAAGGATGGTAAGGGTAAGGGGAAGACAGGAGGTGTCGTGGAGGAAGATGATGAGGCAGCCCTacctccccctcccctccaGGTCTCTATCGCAGTCCGTCTCCACCACTGGAACACTGCTTACGACTCCGTGAAAGAGGAAGAAGAAAGGAACAGGGTCATCAATCTCCCTCAAGCCCCTGCTTCtgtcaagggagacaactga
- the LOC135476772 gene encoding ADP-ribosylation factor-like protein 6-interacting protein 4 isoform X2: MEAKCDTRDRSPSSEGRKSRSKSKRKKYRRHSSTTTSSSSPGSCSRSRSKKSRKKTKQRKRQKSKKSRHRSSSSSSSTSSSSERERKSRKKKKRHKKKKCKDKKKSETEDSALDVSKWKAKRTVSEVKLREKSAPEIGPAPPRKSLKPMTKEEWEKEQSVVRRVFDPDTGRTRLIKGDGEIIEEIVSKERQMEINKAALGDGYSFQARVGLLKR; this comes from the exons ATGGAAGCTAAGTGTGACACAAGGGACAGGTCGCCTTCCAGTGAAGGAAGGAAGTCGAGGTCTAAATCTAAGAGAAAGAAATACCGACGGCAttcttcaacaacaacatcgtcGTCTTCACCAGGCAGTTGTAGCCGGTCTAGATCAAAGAAATCCAGAAAAAAGACCAAACAGAGAAAGAGACAGAAATCGAAGAAAAGCAGACATAG gtCAAGTTCTTCGTCCTCATCAACCTCTTCTTCATCAGAAAGAGAGAGAAAgtcaagaaagaaaaagaagagacacaaaaagaaaaagtgtaAAGATAAGAAGAAGAGTGAAACAGAGGATAGTGCATTAGATGTGTCAAAATGGAAAGCAAAGCGAACAGTTTCTGAAGTAAAACTAAGGGAGAAATCAGCTCCTGAAATAG GACCAGCCCCTCCAAGAAAATCTCTCAAACCCATGACAAAGGAAGAGTGGGAGAAAGAACAGAGCGTTGTCCGTCGAGTGTTTGATCCGGATACTGGACGAACAAG GTTAATTAAGGGGGATGGAGAGATCATTGAAGAAATTGTGAGCAAAGAAagacaaatggaaataaataag GCTGCTCTTGGAGACGGCTATTCATTCCAAGCTCGGGTTGGCCTCTTAAAGAGATGA
- the LOC135476772 gene encoding ADP-ribosylation factor-like protein 6-interacting protein 4 isoform X1 — protein sequence MEAKCDTRDRSPSSEGRKSRSKSKRKKYRRHSSTTTSSSSPGSCSRSRSKKSRKKTKQRKRQKSKKSRHRSSSSSSSTSSSSERERKSRKKKKRHKKKKCKDKKKSETEDSALDVSKWKAKRTVSEVKLREKSAPEIGPAPPRKSLKPMTKEEWEKEQSVVRRVFDPDTGRTRLIKGDGEIIEEIVSKERQMEINKQAALGDGYSFQARVGLLKR from the exons ATGGAAGCTAAGTGTGACACAAGGGACAGGTCGCCTTCCAGTGAAGGAAGGAAGTCGAGGTCTAAATCTAAGAGAAAGAAATACCGACGGCAttcttcaacaacaacatcgtcGTCTTCACCAGGCAGTTGTAGCCGGTCTAGATCAAAGAAATCCAGAAAAAAGACCAAACAGAGAAAGAGACAGAAATCGAAGAAAAGCAGACATAG gtCAAGTTCTTCGTCCTCATCAACCTCTTCTTCATCAGAAAGAGAGAGAAAgtcaagaaagaaaaagaagagacacaaaaagaaaaagtgtaAAGATAAGAAGAAGAGTGAAACAGAGGATAGTGCATTAGATGTGTCAAAATGGAAAGCAAAGCGAACAGTTTCTGAAGTAAAACTAAGGGAGAAATCAGCTCCTGAAATAG GACCAGCCCCTCCAAGAAAATCTCTCAAACCCATGACAAAGGAAGAGTGGGAGAAAGAACAGAGCGTTGTCCGTCGAGTGTTTGATCCGGATACTGGACGAACAAG GTTAATTAAGGGGGATGGAGAGATCATTGAAGAAATTGTGAGCAAAGAAagacaaatggaaataaataag CAGGCTGCTCTTGGAGACGGCTATTCATTCCAAGCTCGGGTTGGCCTCTTAAAGAGATGA